The following are from one region of the Mesorhizobium shangrilense genome:
- a CDS encoding class II histone deacetylase yields the protein MATGYVFHEQLMWHDTGSSADMMPPGRFVEPGRHLESPGSKRRLNNLIQVSGLARHLVPIIPEPVSIEDLLRVHTQRHVDDIRTLSERGSGFAGPQAPIGLNSFDIALLSAGTTYAAMRAVLTGRVDNAYALARPPGHHAEPDQAMGNCLFSNIGVSVRRLQHEGLLGRAAVVDWDVHHGNGTETVFYSDPSVLTISVHQDNLYPTGRGALGDNGKGEGEGYNINIPLPAGSGTGAYEATFDRIVAPALRAYKPDLVIVASGFDASGFDPLGRMMLNSECFRRLAARMVALAAETSQGRLMMTHEGGYSEGYVPFCGHAVIETLANHRTEVVDPLSDHIDEWAGQELQPHQADVIDAAEGLLAGLRQRLASAA from the coding sequence ATGGCGACAGGTTACGTTTTTCACGAACAGCTGATGTGGCATGACACCGGCTCCAGCGCCGACATGATGCCTCCCGGCCGTTTCGTGGAACCCGGCCGACACCTGGAATCGCCGGGATCGAAGCGTCGGCTGAACAACCTCATCCAGGTCAGCGGCCTGGCGCGCCATCTGGTGCCGATCATTCCCGAGCCCGTCTCGATCGAAGACCTGCTTCGCGTGCACACTCAACGCCATGTCGACGATATCCGCACCCTCAGCGAACGCGGTTCCGGCTTTGCCGGACCGCAGGCCCCGATCGGCCTCAACAGTTTCGACATCGCCCTGCTTTCGGCTGGGACCACCTACGCCGCCATGCGTGCCGTGCTGACCGGCCGCGTCGACAACGCCTATGCGCTGGCGCGGCCACCGGGGCACCATGCGGAGCCCGACCAGGCCATGGGCAACTGCCTGTTCTCCAACATCGGCGTGTCCGTACGCCGGCTGCAGCATGAAGGGCTGCTCGGCCGCGCGGCGGTAGTCGACTGGGACGTGCATCACGGCAACGGCACCGAGACAGTGTTTTATTCCGACCCGTCGGTGCTGACCATTTCCGTGCACCAGGACAATCTCTACCCGACCGGCCGCGGCGCGCTGGGCGACAACGGCAAGGGCGAAGGCGAAGGCTACAATATCAACATACCCTTGCCCGCCGGCAGCGGCACCGGCGCCTATGAAGCGACCTTCGACCGCATCGTCGCCCCCGCGCTGCGCGCCTACAAGCCGGACCTCGTCATCGTCGCTTCGGGTTTCGATGCATCCGGCTTCGATCCGCTCGGCCGCATGATGCTCAACAGCGAATGCTTCCGGCGACTTGCCGCGCGCATGGTGGCGCTGGCGGCCGAGACATCGCAGGGACGCCTGATGATGACCCATGAAGGCGGCTATTCGGAGGGCTATGTACCGTTCTGCGGCCATGCCGTCATCGAGACGCTGGCCAATCACCGCACCGAAGTGGTCGACCCATTGTCGGACCATATCGACGAATGGGCCGGGCAGGAGTTGCAGCCGCATCAGGCTGATGTGATCGATGCCGCCGAGGGCCTGCTCGCGGGCTTGCGCCAACGCCTCGCCAGCGCGGCCTGA
- the urtB gene encoding urea ABC transporter permease subunit UrtB, producing the protein MDFLVTTLLNALTLISILMLVGLGLAISFGLMNVTNLAHGEFVTVGAFAVYFVQSMGGSFWLGLAAAPIAGAVVGCILEFAIIRHLYSRPVSTVLATWGVSLILQQGLELTFGLGAKPVTPPIEGTFDLFFTVYPAYRLILIGIAMLTLLGVILLIGRTSFGLDIRTVIQNREMAEGVGINTRRTYAIAFTFGAAIAGLAGGLVAPLAIVLPQMGVNYLANAFFVVIVGGVGSIGGLVAGSVFVGGLTSVLNYQISPSLAQAIVLLAAIVAVRLRPNGLFNGASR; encoded by the coding sequence ATGGATTTTCTGGTCACCACACTCCTCAATGCGCTGACGCTGATCAGCATCCTGATGCTGGTCGGGCTCGGGCTGGCGATCAGCTTCGGGCTGATGAACGTGACCAACCTGGCGCATGGCGAGTTCGTCACCGTCGGCGCCTTCGCGGTCTATTTCGTCCAGAGCATGGGTGGTTCCTTCTGGTTGGGGCTGGCGGCCGCCCCCATCGCCGGCGCCGTGGTCGGCTGCATCCTCGAGTTCGCCATCATACGCCATCTCTATTCGCGGCCGGTCTCGACCGTGCTCGCCACCTGGGGCGTCAGCCTGATCCTGCAGCAAGGGCTGGAGCTGACCTTCGGTCTCGGCGCCAAGCCGGTGACGCCGCCGATCGAGGGCACGTTCGATCTCTTCTTCACCGTCTATCCGGCCTACCGGCTGATCCTGATCGGGATAGCCATGCTGACCTTGCTGGGCGTCATCCTGCTGATCGGCAGGACATCGTTCGGGCTCGACATCCGCACCGTGATCCAGAACCGCGAAATGGCCGAAGGCGTCGGCATCAACACGCGGCGCACTTATGCCATCGCCTTCACCTTCGGCGCTGCCATCGCCGGCCTCGCCGGCGGGCTGGTCGCGCCGCTGGCGATCGTGCTGCCGCAAATGGGGGTGAACTATCTCGCGAACGCCTTCTTCGTCGTCATTGTCGGCGGTGTCGGCTCGATCGGCGGCCTCGTTGCCGGCAGCGTCTTCGTGGGCGGGCTGACCAGTGTGCTGAACTACCAGATCTCGCCATCGCTGGCGCAGGCGATCGTGCTGCTCGCCGCCATCGTTGCCGTGCGGCTGCGACCCAACGGTCTTTTCAACGGAGCGTCGCGATGA